One window of Quercus robur chromosome 5, dhQueRobu3.1, whole genome shotgun sequence genomic DNA carries:
- the LOC126727753 gene encoding uncharacterized protein LOC126727753: MTVGDALSSTSFKLHCDSIHFSLLPDTICTFVKIIRNHEGEVMATMSAKGEYVQNRDEVEVLACRKDLEFAMEVGFSNLVIEGDNSNVMRALSASAVNNSLYGHAVDDIRSYFLGWQFVDISCVKREGNMVAHSLVRFARNIVDVLYWMEDEPPPVVDALHYDCLHINE, from the exons ATgactgttggagatgctctgaGTTCTACAAGTTTTAAGCTTCACTGTGATTCGATACATTTCTCACTTCTCCCTGACACTATATGCACATTTGTAAA AATAATTAGAAACCATGAAGGTGAGGTGATGGCTACTATGTCGGCAAAGGGAGAATATGTGCAGAACCGCGATGAAGTAGAGGTATTGGCATGTCGCAAAGACTTGGAATTTGCTATGGAAGTTGGATTCTCAAACTTGGTAATTGAGGGAGATAATTCAAATGTCATGAGAGCACTTTCGGCATCTGCAGTTAATAATTCCTTGTATGGACATGCAGTTGATGACATTAGAtcttattttttgggttggCAATTTGTTGATATTAGCTGTGTAAAAAGGGAAGGGAACATGGTGGCTCATTCCTTAGTTAGATTTGCTAGGAACATTGTGGATGTTTTGTATTGGATGGAGGATGAGCCCCCTCCTGTTGTAGATGCTTTGCATTATGACTGTTTACATATTAATGAATGA